The Collimonas fungivorans Ter331 genome has a segment encoding these proteins:
- a CDS encoding DEAD/DEAH box helicase, which produces MTFESLGLHTSVIKALTEAGYTKPTGVQEQAIPAAIEGRDLLVSSQTGSGKTAAFMLPALHKFASEQQVAPAAAGKTPNQEMQASRSRGERPRFKPAQPKMLVLTPTRELALQVTTATDKYGSHMKRVKAISILGGMPYPKQMQLLAKNPEILVATPGRLIDHMESGKIDFSQLQILVLDEADRMLDMGFIDDIEKIVDATPESRQTMLFSATLDGVVGNMAKRITKNPMIIQIAGSATKHENIQQKVHFVDDLSHKNRLLDHLLRDVTMDQAVVFTATKRDADTIADRLNIAGFAAAALHGDMHQGARNRTLDSLRRGQVRVLVATDVAARGIDVPAITHVFNYDLPKFPEDYVHRIGRTGRAGRNGVAVSLVNHAEGVNVKRIERFTKQLIPVDVVEGFEPKRSASAPRSNHKPGGWKPGDNRGGPAKPGGRTFSKPGAPRKDGGGGGYKGNRSNDSGARRSFGDR; this is translated from the coding sequence ATGACTTTTGAATCACTAGGCCTCCACACGTCCGTTATCAAAGCACTGACCGAAGCTGGCTACACAAAACCGACAGGCGTTCAAGAACAAGCCATCCCTGCTGCCATCGAAGGCCGTGACCTGCTGGTTTCCTCGCAAACCGGCTCCGGCAAGACCGCAGCATTCATGCTGCCTGCGCTGCACAAATTCGCCTCCGAGCAACAAGTTGCTCCGGCTGCCGCAGGCAAAACCCCGAATCAAGAAATGCAAGCCTCCCGTTCACGCGGCGAGCGTCCACGCTTCAAGCCGGCACAGCCAAAGATGCTGGTCTTGACACCGACCCGCGAACTGGCTTTGCAAGTAACAACCGCAACCGACAAGTACGGTTCGCACATGAAGCGCGTCAAGGCGATCTCGATCCTGGGCGGCATGCCTTATCCAAAGCAGATGCAATTGCTGGCCAAGAACCCGGAAATCCTGGTGGCCACGCCTGGCCGTCTGATCGACCACATGGAATCGGGCAAGATCGATTTCTCGCAACTGCAGATCCTGGTGCTGGACGAAGCTGACCGCATGCTGGACATGGGTTTCATCGACGATATCGAAAAAATCGTTGACGCTACGCCTGAGTCGCGTCAAACCATGCTGTTCTCGGCTACGCTGGACGGCGTCGTCGGCAACATGGCAAAACGCATCACCAAGAACCCGATGATCATCCAGATCGCCGGCTCGGCCACCAAGCACGAAAACATCCAACAGAAGGTTCACTTCGTCGACGACCTGTCGCACAAGAATCGCCTGCTGGACCACCTGCTGCGTGACGTCACCATGGACCAGGCAGTTGTTTTCACTGCTACCAAGCGTGATGCCGACACGATCGCCGACCGCCTGAACATCGCCGGTTTCGCTGCTGCCGCCCTGCATGGCGACATGCACCAAGGCGCGCGTAACCGCACCCTGGACAGCCTGCGTCGCGGTCAAGTCCGTGTGCTGGTTGCTACCGACGTCGCCGCTCGCGGTATCGACGTTCCTGCCATCACCCACGTCTTCAACTACGATCTGCCGAAATTCCCGGAAGACTACGTCCACCGCATCGGCCGTACCGGCCGTGCCGGCCGTAACGGCGTTGCCGTATCGCTGGTGAACCACGCTGAAGGCGTCAACGTCAAGCGTATCGAACGTTTCACCAAGCAACTGATCCCGGTCGATGTGGTTGAAGGTTTCGAACCAAAGCGTTCGGCTTCGGCTCCGCGCTCGAACCACAAACCAGGCGGCTGGAAACCAGGCGACAACCGTGGCGGCCCTGCTAAACCAGGCGGCCGTACTTTCAGCAAGCCAGGCGCACCACGCAAAGACGGCGGTGGCGGCGGCTACAAAGGCAACCGTTCGAACGACAGCGGCGCCCGTCGCTCGTTTGGCGACCGCTAA
- the fabI gene encoding enoyl-ACP reductase FabI codes for MAFLQGKKILITGLLSNRSIAYGIAQACKREGAELAFTYVGERFKERITNFAKEFDSELIFDCDVGSDEQINALFADLGKSWEHLDGLVHAIGFAPADAIAGDFLDGLSREGFKIAHDISAYSFPAMAKAALPMLRPNSALLTLTYLGSERVVPNYNTMGLAKASLEASVRYLAGSLGPKGIRVNGISAGPIKTLAASGIKGFGKILGFVAEHAPLRRNVTVEDVGNAAAFLLSDLSSGITGEITYVDGGFSHVVGGIAE; via the coding sequence ATGGCATTCCTGCAAGGCAAAAAAATCCTGATCACCGGCTTGCTATCCAACCGTTCGATCGCTTACGGCATTGCCCAAGCTTGCAAGCGCGAAGGCGCCGAGCTGGCATTCACCTATGTAGGCGAGCGCTTCAAGGAGCGCATCACCAATTTCGCCAAGGAATTCGACAGCGAACTGATTTTTGACTGCGACGTCGGCAGCGACGAGCAAATCAACGCCCTGTTTGCCGACCTCGGCAAATCCTGGGAGCACCTGGACGGCCTGGTGCACGCCATCGGCTTCGCTCCTGCCGATGCGATCGCCGGCGATTTCCTCGACGGCTTGTCGCGCGAAGGATTCAAGATCGCGCACGATATTTCGGCCTACAGCTTCCCGGCGATGGCAAAAGCAGCGCTGCCGATGCTGCGCCCGAATTCGGCGCTGCTGACGCTGACCTACCTGGGTTCGGAACGCGTGGTCCCCAACTACAACACGATGGGCCTGGCCAAGGCGTCGCTGGAAGCCAGCGTGCGTTACCTGGCGGGTTCGCTGGGTCCCAAGGGCATACGCGTGAACGGCATTTCGGCCGGGCCGATCAAGACCCTGGCCGCCAGCGGCATCAAGGGTTTCGGCAAGATCCTGGGTTTTGTCGCCGAGCACGCGCCGTTGCGCCGCAATGTGACGGTGGAAGACGTCGGCAATGCCGCCGCATTCCTGCTGTCGGACCTGTCCAGCGGCATTACCGGTGAAATCACCTATGTCGACGGCGGTTTCTCGCATGTGGTGGGCGGCATCGCCGAATAA
- a CDS encoding transglycosylase SLT domain-containing protein: MYQLKLKTFAFAALAFFGTPLLAQANDISIYTPTFSLIDPNDPSAGMLGMEQVDIWARIRKGFGIPDLDNQQVVSQTDFYSARPEYFERTTVRASRYLFHVVQELEKRGMPTELALLPFIESAFNPQAYSSAKAAGMWQFVPATGRDYNLKQNMFKDDRRDVLASTDAALTYLQKLYGMFGDWQLALAAYNWGEGSVQRAINKNQAAGLPIDFNSLAPLMPAETRNYVPKLQAVKNIIAAPEMYNIALPKVDNQPYFVTIGKTRDIDVKVAAQLAELSLDEFKALNPQFNRPVIIGSSDTKILLPESNAEKFKNNLTKWTQTLSSWTSHTVSSARERIETIAARFDTTPAIIREVNHIPPRMLLKAGSTILVPKTEASSSDITAEVADNATMAVTPDAPETRRIYVKVGKRDTLASIASRYRVSVAQVKAWNGLHRDGVSRGQSLQLQVPNRMVASNSGSKKAGNVRYHKATASTSRSSKNKVAAKKNTKPVVLASSRGARG, encoded by the coding sequence ATGTACCAGCTAAAACTCAAGACTTTCGCTTTTGCCGCGCTCGCTTTTTTCGGCACTCCGCTCTTGGCCCAGGCCAACGACATTTCCATCTATACCCCCACTTTCAGCCTGATCGACCCGAACGACCCCAGCGCCGGCATGCTCGGCATGGAACAGGTCGATATCTGGGCGCGCATCCGCAAGGGTTTCGGCATCCCTGACCTGGACAACCAGCAGGTAGTCAGCCAGACCGATTTTTACAGCGCCCGCCCGGAATATTTCGAACGCACTACGGTGCGCGCCTCGCGCTACCTGTTCCACGTAGTGCAGGAACTGGAAAAACGCGGCATGCCGACTGAGCTGGCTTTGCTGCCGTTCATCGAATCGGCGTTCAATCCGCAAGCCTATTCCAGCGCCAAGGCTGCCGGCATGTGGCAGTTCGTGCCGGCTACCGGGCGCGACTACAATCTCAAGCAGAACATGTTCAAGGATGACCGGCGCGACGTCCTGGCCTCTACCGACGCCGCGCTGACTTACCTGCAAAAGCTGTACGGCATGTTCGGCGACTGGCAGCTGGCGCTGGCCGCCTATAATTGGGGCGAAGGCTCGGTGCAGCGCGCCATCAACAAGAACCAGGCCGCCGGCCTGCCGATCGACTTCAACAGCCTGGCGCCGCTGATGCCGGCGGAAACCCGCAATTACGTTCCCAAGCTGCAAGCCGTCAAGAACATCATTGCAGCGCCGGAGATGTACAACATCGCGCTGCCCAAGGTGGACAACCAGCCTTACTTCGTCACCATCGGCAAGACCCGCGATATCGACGTCAAGGTAGCGGCCCAGCTGGCGGAACTGTCGCTGGATGAATTCAAGGCCCTGAACCCGCAATTCAACCGCCCGGTGATCATCGGCAGCAGCGACACCAAGATCCTGCTGCCGGAAAGCAATGCAGAGAAATTCAAGAACAACCTGACCAAATGGACCCAGACGCTGTCTTCCTGGACCTCGCATACCGTCAGCAGCGCCCGCGAGCGGATTGAAACCATCGCCGCCCGCTTCGACACTACGCCGGCCATCATCCGCGAAGTCAACCACATTCCGCCGCGCATGCTGCTCAAGGCCGGCTCCACTATCCTGGTGCCGAAAACCGAAGCTTCCAGCAGCGACATCACGGCCGAAGTGGCTGACAACGCCACCATGGCAGTGACCCCGGACGCTCCCGAAACCCGCCGCATCTACGTCAAGGTCGGCAAGCGCGATACCCTGGCTTCGATCGCCTCGCGCTATCGCGTCAGCGTGGCGCAAGTGAAAGCCTGGAACGGCTTGCACCGCGACGGCGTCAGCCGCGGCCAAAGCCTGCAGCTGCAAGTGCCGAACCGGATGGTGGCGTCGAACTCCGGCAGCAAGAAAGCCGGCAACGTGCGTTACCACAAGGCAACCGCAAGCACCAGCCGCAGCAGCAAGAACAAGGTAGCGGCTAAAAAGAACACCAAACCGGTGGTCCTGGCCTCTTCCCGCGGCGCGCGCGGCTGA
- the gloB gene encoding hydroxyacylglutathione hydrolase codes for MREPLNKSLSVLAVPAFNDNYLWLIHDGRHAAVVDPGDAQPILAALAAHDLILVAILLTHHHADHVGGVQTLLRHFDIPVFGPAGEDIAGVSQKLSEGDTAVVPQLGVTLSVLEVPGHTSGHIAYVAHGQPWLFCGDTLFAGGCGRLFEGSPAQMVDSLGKLSSLPGDTQVYCAHEYTVANLRFALAVEPDNPDLVARMASEQAKRARQQATVPSTIALEIATNPFLRYRQPAIVASLQASGRIDGRQSDPVEAFAALREWKNNFK; via the coding sequence ATGAGAGAACCATTAAATAAGTCGTTAAGCGTATTGGCGGTGCCGGCATTCAACGACAATTATCTCTGGCTGATTCACGATGGCCGCCATGCGGCGGTGGTCGATCCCGGCGATGCCCAGCCGATCCTGGCCGCGCTTGCTGCCCACGACCTGATACTTGTCGCTATTTTACTGACACATCACCATGCTGACCATGTCGGCGGCGTACAAACTTTGCTGCGGCACTTCGACATCCCGGTATTCGGCCCTGCCGGCGAAGACATCGCCGGCGTCAGCCAGAAACTCAGCGAAGGCGATACCGCCGTCGTCCCGCAACTGGGGGTGACCTTGTCGGTGCTGGAAGTGCCGGGCCACACCAGCGGCCACATTGCCTATGTGGCGCATGGCCAGCCCTGGCTGTTTTGCGGCGACACGCTGTTTGCCGGCGGCTGCGGCCGCCTGTTCGAAGGCAGCCCGGCGCAGATGGTCGATTCGCTGGGCAAGCTGAGCAGCTTGCCGGGAGACACCCAGGTGTATTGCGCCCACGAATACACCGTCGCCAACCTGCGCTTTGCGCTGGCGGTGGAACCGGACAATCCGGACCTGGTCGCCCGCATGGCCAGCGAACAGGCCAAACGCGCGCGCCAGCAAGCCACCGTGCCGTCGACTATCGCCTTGGAAATCGCCACCAACCCCTTCCTGCGTTACCGGCAGCCGGCCATTGTCGCCAGCCTGCAGGCCAGCGGCCGCATCGACGGCCGGCAATCCGATCCGGTGGAGGCATTCGCCGCCCTGCGCGAATGGAAAAACAATTTCAAGTGA
- a CDS encoding class I SAM-dependent methyltransferase — translation MANPSSEKSIIALGPWLQTPTGSYMLEWEQARLDAMTADIFGFNAMQIGVPQIKSLQANRMRHKWLTDSRLPAAGEAQSGVVVTHDFAELPFASQSLDLVVLPHVLEFAAEPHQILREVERVLIPEGQVIITGFNPASLWGIRQTAGRMSGVHFLPQNAEFISLLRLKDWLKLLNMEVNRGHFGCYAPPYTSSKWLHRFAFMEKAGNRWWPYFGAVYIVQAIKRVKGMHLVGPAFSKQVIKAARGVPATNKIHKTDRNGAE, via the coding sequence ATGGCAAATCCGTCGTCAGAAAAGTCCATTATAGCGCTCGGCCCCTGGCTGCAGACGCCCACCGGCAGTTACATGCTGGAGTGGGAGCAGGCGCGCCTGGACGCGATGACGGCGGATATCTTCGGCTTCAACGCGATGCAGATCGGCGTGCCGCAAATCAAGTCCCTGCAAGCGAACCGCATGCGCCACAAATGGCTGACGGACAGCCGCCTGCCGGCAGCGGGCGAAGCGCAATCCGGCGTGGTGGTGACCCACGATTTCGCCGAACTGCCGTTCGCCTCGCAAAGCCTGGACCTGGTGGTGTTGCCGCATGTGCTCGAGTTCGCCGCCGAGCCGCACCAGATCTTGCGCGAGGTCGAACGGGTGCTGATTCCGGAAGGGCAGGTTATCATCACCGGTTTTAATCCGGCCAGCTTGTGGGGCATCAGGCAAACCGCAGGCCGCATGTCGGGCGTGCATTTCCTGCCGCAGAACGCCGAATTCATCAGCCTGCTGCGCCTGAAAGACTGGCTGAAGCTGCTGAACATGGAAGTCAACCGCGGCCACTTCGGCTGCTACGCGCCGCCGTATACCAGCAGCAAATGGCTGCATCGCTTCGCCTTCATGGAAAAGGCCGGCAACCGCTGGTGGCCGTATTTCGGCGCGGTATATATCGTGCAGGCGATCAAGCGGGTGAAGGGCATGCACCTGGTCGGCCCGGCTTTCAGCAAACAGGTGATCAAGGCAGCGCGCGGCGTGCCGGCCACCAACAAGATACACAAGACGGACCGCAACGGCGCTGAGTAG
- the rnhA gene encoding ribonuclease HI, which produces MDKVEIYADGACKGNPGTGGWGALLVADGKEKELFGGERNTTNNRMELKAVIEALTALTRPCEVTVYTDSQYVQKGISEWIHGWKARGWKTAAREPVKNVDLWQALDAAQAQHKIEWKWVRGHAGHVGNERADQLANRGVTTVV; this is translated from the coding sequence ATGGACAAAGTAGAGATATATGCCGATGGCGCCTGCAAGGGCAATCCCGGCACCGGCGGCTGGGGTGCGCTATTGGTGGCGGATGGCAAGGAAAAGGAATTGTTTGGCGGCGAACGCAATACGACCAATAACCGGATGGAGCTGAAAGCGGTGATCGAGGCCTTGACCGCCCTGACTCGTCCCTGCGAGGTGACGGTGTATACCGACAGCCAGTATGTGCAAAAAGGGATCAGCGAATGGATCCACGGCTGGAAAGCGCGCGGCTGGAAAACCGCAGCGCGCGAACCCGTGAAAAACGTCGACCTGTGGCAGGCGCTGGACGCCGCGCAGGCCCAGCACAAGATCGAATGGAAATGGGTCAGGGGCCATGCCGGCCACGTCGGCAACGAGCGCGCCGACCAGCTCGCCAACCGCGGCGTGACCACGGTTGTATAA
- the dnaQ gene encoding DNA polymerase III subunit epsilon, producing the protein MRQIVLDTETTGLNPRTGDRVIEIGCVELLNRRLTGNNFHRYINPERDSEEGALAVHGLTTAFLSDKPKFAEIFDELREYTRGAQVIIHNAPFDLGFLDAEYKLLGKGTFSGDVAGVIDTLVQAKEMYPGKRNSLDALCDRYGISNAHRTLHGALLDSELLAEVYLAMTRGQNSFSIDLGAGHGDADGGGAALELLPLAGIVVRTANAEELAEHELVLNGLDKDAKGACIWRQPAVDAAENPPQN; encoded by the coding sequence ATGCGACAAATTGTTCTGGATACCGAAACCACCGGCCTCAACCCGCGCACCGGCGACCGCGTCATCGAAATCGGTTGCGTCGAGTTGCTGAACCGGCGCTTGACCGGCAATAATTTCCATCGCTACATCAACCCCGAGCGCGATTCGGAAGAAGGCGCGCTGGCAGTCCACGGCTTGACCACTGCTTTCCTCAGTGACAAACCGAAGTTCGCCGAAATATTCGACGAGCTGCGCGAATACACGCGCGGCGCCCAGGTCATCATCCACAACGCGCCGTTCGACCTGGGATTCCTCGACGCTGAATACAAGCTGCTAGGCAAGGGCACATTTTCCGGCGATGTCGCCGGCGTCATCGACACCCTGGTGCAAGCCAAGGAAATGTATCCCGGCAAACGCAACTCGCTGGACGCCCTGTGCGACCGCTACGGCATCTCCAACGCCCACCGCACCTTGCACGGCGCATTGCTTGACTCCGAACTGCTGGCCGAGGTGTACCTGGCAATGACGCGCGGCCAGAACAGTTTCAGCATCGACCTGGGAGCAGGGCATGGCGATGCGGACGGCGGCGGTGCGGCGCTGGAGCTGCTGCCGCTGGCGGGGATCGTGGTGCGCACCGCGAATGCGGAAGAACTGGCCGAGCATGAGCTGGTGCTAAATGGTTTGGACAAGGACGCTAAAGGCGCCTGCATATGGCGCCAGCCGGCGGTGGATGCCGCTGAAAATCCGCCGCAAAACTGA